The uncultured Desulfatiglans sp. DNA window TAAAATGGCACAGGGAGTATGGACAGTCGCTGAACAGCGTGAAGGAGAGATCCGGAAGATCACCTATGAGGTCATCAGTGAAGGGCGGCGCCTGGCGGATGCGCTTGGCCAATCTTTGACCGTGGTTCTTCTCGGCAACGGGATCAAGGACAAGGCGGCGGCTCTGGCCCAGTATGGAGCGGACAGGGTTCTGGTGGCGGAGGATCAGAGACTCGAAACGTATACAACCGACGCTTACACCGCGGTTATCGGCCAGTTGGTGAAGGCGGAAGAGCCCGCAATACTCTTGATGGGCGCCTCCGTACAGGGGAAGGATCTGTCTTCCAGACTGGCTGCACGGCTGGATGTCGCGGTTGCCCAGGATTGCACCGCCTTTGCCGTGGAGGACGGCAACCTGGTTGCAACCCGGCCCATTTATGCAGGCAAGGCCTATGCCCAGGTGACATTCGAACAGAGCTGGCCGCAGATGGCTACGGCCCGTCCGAATGTCATGAGCGTCAACGAACCGGATGCTTCGAGGACGGCCGAGGTGGTCGATGCCCAGTTCCAACTCGACGATGCAGAGCTGAAAACCAAGGTCGTCGAGGCCATCAAGGATGCGAGCGGCAAGATAGATCTGACGGAAGCGGACAAGATCGTTTCCGGAGGTCGCGGGATGAAGGGCCCTGAAAACTACGCGATTCTGGAAGAACTCGCCCAGTTGATCGGCGCCAGTGTCGGTGCGTCGCGCTCCGCGGTGGACGCAGGATGGAGGTCGCACACCGATCAGGTCGGTCAGACAGGCAAGGTCGTTTCGCCCAATCTCTACATCGCCTGCGGAATTTCGGGCGCAATCCAGCACCTTGCAGGGATGGGGACATCCAAGGTGATCGTCGCGATCAACAAGGATCCCGATGCACCCATCTTCCAAAAGGCTGATTACGGGGTCGTCGGTGACCTGTTCGACGTGGTTCCGGCTTTGACAGAAGAAATCAAGAAGATCTTATAGGCTTTACGATGCCAAAAAAACCGCGGCCGGGTGGTGTCCCCACCCGGCCGCGGTTTTTTTGTTCATGGGCCGATTCCTTATAACAATTCCAGAAAGCGCTCCAGCGTGAGCGACTCTAATTCGGCGGCGAAATCGACAGTCGAGACGGGCTGCATAACGGCATCTCTTTCCGGGGCGATGACTCCGAGCAAGGACCTCCTTTTGGCCTCGTCAGGGCTCTCCAGCCAGTCAGCGACCTGCTCGGCGGGGCGTCGGATTTCCTCGATTTGACTCCAAAGGGCTTGGGCTGTCTGTCTTGGATCATCGTAGGCGAGATAGGCCGCCTTCAAGTATTGATCGAGTAAAACGGCAGTCCACGGATGTTCTTCTTTGGCGGCCAGAACAGCGATCTTTTCGATGTAAGCGGCAATATATCGCGGGCCGTCCAAGGTCGACCCCTCATCCTGCTCGGGAAGAAAAACACCGTATTTCAATCGCAGTGACGCAATGCCCAGGACAGGTTCAGGTGCCCAGGGCCTTTTTTCGACCTCCGTGACGGGGGTCTCCGGAACGGTCTCCGCGCGCGGGGGCTCATGGCGAGGTTGAGGTTCGGGCGCAGTAGGCGTGGGGGCTGCCGGCTCGAGTAATTGAACCAGCATTCCGGGAAGAAGCGGGTGAAAGACCCCCTGGAGGGTGACCAGTCCAATTTCATGGTGGCCGCAATGGGAGCACTTTCGTGCGGTCACAATGCCTCTCAGTCCTGTTTCCTTGTGGTCAGGTGAGATATCCATGGCCGTTCAACCGAGGAGAACTCCTAATGGATCGAAAGTTCAGGGGACAGCAACTAGGGTTCGTCTTGACCGAAACCCTCGTACGAACAAACACAGGCTGATCGATGCGGGCACCCACCTGTCCGTCCTGATGCCCAAACCTAAGGCCGGCAGGATGCCCGGGCGAGAGAATGCGAACAACCCTGCATGAACCTTATATTATTCGAAGCATACCTGTCAACCATTGTGGATGTGAGCCTTTCACCGTTTGCCCGCGCGCATGCTTCCAGTCGGCGGCCATGTGGCGGATCCCTTGGTCTGCCTGACAGAGCCACGTCTGACATTTAAAAGCAGAGGCCGTCATTGACTTTTCCTTTTGAGGGATTACGTTTTTGAAGAAATGGAGGGTTTGAACGATGACGCAAAAAGAGAATGTTTGC harbors:
- the fixB gene encoding Protein FixB encodes the protein MAQGVWTVAEQREGEIRKITYEVISEGRRLADALGQSLTVVLLGNGIKDKAAALAQYGADRVLVAEDQRLETYTTDAYTAVIGQLVKAEEPAILLMGASVQGKDLSSRLAARLDVAVAQDCTAFAVEDGNLVATRPIYAGKAYAQVTFEQSWPQMATARPNVMSVNEPDASRTAEVVDAQFQLDDAELKTKVVEAIKDASGKIDLTEADKIVSGGRGMKGPENYAILEELAQLIGASVGASRSAVDAGWRSHTDQVGQTGKVVSPNLYIACGISGAIQHLAGMGTSKVIVAINKDPDAPIFQKADYGVVGDLFDVVPALTEEIKKIL
- a CDS encoding hypothetical protein (Evidence 5 : Unknown function), yielding MDISPDHKETGLRGIVTARKCSHCGHHEIGLVTLQGVFHPLLPGMLVQLLEPAAPTPTAPEPQPRHEPPRAETVPETPVTEVEKRPWAPEPVLGIASLRLKYGVFLPEQDEGSTLDGPRYIAAYIEKIAVLAAKEEHPWTAVLLDQYLKAAYLAYDDPRQTAQALWSQIEEIRRPAEQVADWLESPDEAKRRSLLGVIAPERDAVMQPVSTVDFAAELESLTLERFLELL